In Lates calcarifer isolate ASB-BC8 linkage group LG15, TLL_Latcal_v3, whole genome shotgun sequence, one genomic interval encodes:
- the LOC108890430 gene encoding myelin-associated glycoprotein isoform X2, translating into MSGFNHFLLSLCIIGCIFCSSRAWHVRMPSNIKGLLGSCLVIPCSFDYHRWPPRRPDHVVWYQHVSHGYPLVYDKDHPGNVIDIFKGKTKRYGFTQSKTCSLKIDPVMLSHHRQKIYPWVDPDNVGRSTYRFFDTTVTIEVVETAEKPEIMFHGDMKVGQYVQVECSVYHTCPSNPPTLMLSSQTQSKEIIHTNTPDGTSRTTLKSKLLIEKDSQTVECSVKHHSGQRASTSKILNAKCSFSSLTITPTPPEYLEGHASKVTCTASYTCPQDVPVLTWNYKSMPASSDTKNSAAAQWSTVSTLTFTPSANDHGGSLTCYAIFSGGRTQVSIPLRIKRNMLSRGWSFTTPGSITGMRGSCIIIPCSFTYSNSQPADLPVIWYLYQNKRYLPVFAQTESSFSRFKGRTSLVGSVRDGNCSLKIERLEMSHNQNRIFPWVDKNPIASYHTADQSFSEMTTELIVSDQALAPHLSINAIPRVGEQNKVSCSVRHTCLSAPPTLTLNGKDGADVPVDTLTSDGIWQRTVEKTWTVQEADVSVNCAVRFHGGQTATNELRLNVECPYKEITMDEPPAETIEGVAKTVICSVTYTCKKNKPTITWNFEDMWSTSYTKPLLSNTYMTVSNLTFIGSLTDDGKPLTCTARFLTGETSKSATLHIKKYDKPVEERDLHENDGTRVLAADVPFRYNALTRSCVVIPCSFQGDELLTRGIWSKKTGGVVFHNGRSHVLDHFKDRTRLLGNLNEGNCSLEIDDIKPFDNGPFCFHAEKENEKYRFNNSCVFIVMKASPEKPVMTPVPAEVDAGSTISVSCSVSHTCPSHPPVFAWSVSNLTSEDTHTLTTQGVWKVTSTITFLVEGGDGVKSLTCTATFWRGKQQASTVKLNVKGSLMYQFRGSLPVSIPVSAVVLIIIILASVFGVFIWRKRKHTDDSLKPPPRPEKRRSLWDRLSRRYPEDRERPPRPEKRRSIWSRFSRTEDGRVGWHERKPRKSFWDRFSRHQDNTVDLNVGYVNNSTAVNCGTHISKQRFPSPKGNRRPPHSGRPEV; encoded by the exons ATGTCTGGATTTAACCATTTCCTCCTGAGCCTCTGTATCATAG GGTGCATTTTTTGCAGTTCCAGGGCGTGGCATGTCAGGATGCCAAGCAATATTAAAGGATTATTAGGTTCCTGCCTTGTCATCCCTTGCAGTTTTGACTATCATCGGTGGCCACCTCGAAGACCAGATCATGTGGTTTGGTACCAGCATGTGAGCCATGGATATCCTTTGGTTTATGACAAGGACCACCCAGGCAATGTCATTGACATattcaaaggaaaaacaaaacgaTATGGCTTTACACAAAGCAAGACATGCAGTCTAAAGATCGACCCAGTGATGTTGTCTCACCACAGACAGAAGATTTACCCCTGGGTAGATCCAGATAATGTCGGGAGAAGCACCTACCGATTCTTTGATACAACTGTAACAATTGAAGTAGTGG AAACTGCAGAGAAACCAGAAATTATGTTCCATGGAGACATGAAGGTTGGACAGTACGTGCAAGTGGAGTGCTCTGTTTATCACACCTGTCCCAGTAACCCACCAACTCTGATGCTCAGCAgccaaacacaaagcaaagaaaTAATTCACACCAACACACCTGATGGCACATCCAGAACTACTCTGAAATCCAAGCTGCTCATAGAGAAAGACTCCCAAACTGTGGAGTGCTCCGTTAAGCACCATAGTGGTCAACGTGCAAGCACCTCCAAAATCTTAAATgcaaaat GCTCCTTTTCGTCCCTGACTATTACCCCCACACCACCTGAATATCTTGAGGGACATGCAAGCAAAGTAACCTGCACCGCCTCATACACATGCCCTCAAGATGTACCAGTTCTCACATGGAACTATAAGAGTATGCCAGCCTCCTCTGACACCAAGAACAGCGCAGCAGCTCAGTGGAGTACTGTCTCCACACTTACATTCACCCCATCAGCTAACGACCATGGAGGATCTCTGACATGCTACGCAATATTCAGTGGGGGACGGACGCAAGTGAGCATCCCCCTACGAATAAAGA gaAATATGCTCTCTCGTGGTTGGTCCTTCACCACCCCTGGCAGCATCACAGGCATGAGAGGCTCATGTATCATCATTCCTTGCAGTTTCACCTACAGTAACTCCCAGCCTGCTGACCTCCCAGTTATTTGGTACTTGTACCAGAATAAGCGATACCTACCAGTATTTGCCCAAACGGAGAGTTCTTTTAGTAGATTTAAGGGAAGAACCAGCTTGGTTGGGTCTGTGAGGGACGGGAATTGTAGTCTTAAGATCGAGAGGCTGGAGATGTCGCACAACCAGAACAGAATTTTCCCATGGGTAGATAAGAACCCTATTGCCTCCTATCATACCGCAGATCAGTCATTTTCTGAAATGACCACTGAACTTATTGTTTCAG ATCAAGCACTGGCGCCACATTTGAGCATCAATGCTATCCCCAGGGTGGGAGAACAGAACAAAGTGTCCTGCAGTGTGCGCCATACATGTCTCTCTGCTCCCCCCACCCTTACCCTAAATGGTAAAGATGGAGCCGATGTCCCTGTGGACACTCTGACATCTGATGGGATTTGGCAAAGGACAGTCGAGAAAACTTGGACTGTACAAGAGGCAGACGTCAGTGTGAATTGTGCTGTTCGCTTCCATGGTGGTCAGACAGCCACAAATGAGCTTAGACTGAATGTTGAAT GTCCATACAAAGAAATCACAATGGATGAGCCGCCAGCCGAGACAATAGAGGGTGTAGCAAAGACTGTCATTTGTTCTGTTACCTACACAtgcaagaaaaataaaccaacCATTACATGGAACTTTGAAGATATGTGGAGTACGTCATACACCAAACCACTGTTGAGCAATACCTACATGACAGTGTCAAATCTAACCTTTATTGGCTCCCTGACTGATGATGGCAAACCTTTGACCTGCACTGCTAGGTTTTTGACCGGGGAGACCTCAAAGTCTGCAACCCTTCATATAAAAA AGTATGACAAACCAGTTGAAGAAAGAGATCTACATGAAAATGATG GAACCCGTGTTCTGGCTGCTGACGTCCCTTTCAGATACAACGCCCTGACCCGCTCCTGTGTGGTGATTCCCTGCAGCTTTCAGGGGGATGAGCTTCTTACTCGTGGTATCTGGTCCAAAAAAACTGGGGGCGTTGTCTTCCATAATGGCCGGAGTCATGTACTCGACCATTTCAAGGACCGCACCAGGCTATTAGGAAATCTGAATGAGGGAAACTGCTCACTGGAGATTGATGACATCAAGCCTTTTGACAACGGGCCCTTCTGTTTCcatgcagagaaagaaaatgaaaaatacagattcaacaacagctgtgtaTTCATTGTTATGAAAG CTTCCCCAGAAAAGCCAGTGATGACCCCAGTTCCAGCTGAAGTCGACGCTGGTTCAACTATAAGTGTCTCGTGTTCTGTGAGTCACACGTGTCCCTCACATCCTCCAGTATTCGCATGGAGTGTCTCTAACCTCACCAGTGAAGACACGCACACCTTGACAACACAAGGTGTCTGGAAGGTGACATCCACGATCACTTTCCTGGTTGAAGGTGGAGACGGTGTCAAAAGCCTGACATGTACTGCCACCTTCTGGCGTGGCAAGCAACAAGCCAGCACAGTCAAGCTGAATGTGAAGG GATCACTGATGTACCAGTTCAGAGGCTCTCTTCCAGTGTCCATTCCAGTCTCAGCTGTGGTCCTGATTATAATCATCTTAGCCTCAGTGTTTGGAGTGTTCATCTGGAGGAAAAG GAAGCACACTGATGACTCACTGAAACCACCACCTCGACCAGAGAAAAG GCGATCTCTATGGGACAGATTATCTAG GAGATACCCCGAAGACAGGGAGAGGCCTCCGAGACCCGAAAAACG GAGGTCCATTTGGAGCCGATTTTCCAG AACAGAGGATGGGCGTGTTGGGTGGCATGAGAGGAAACCCAG GAAGTCTTTCTGGGACAGATTTTCAAG ACACCAAGACAACACCGTGGACCTCAATGTGGGCTATGT AAACAATAGCACTGCTGTAAACTGTGGCACTCACATCTCCAAACAACGTTTTCCATCCCCAAAGGG TAACCGGAGACCACCTCACTCTGGAAGGCCTGAG GTGTAA
- the LOC108890430 gene encoding myelin-associated glycoprotein isoform X1 yields MSGFNHFLLSLCIIGCIFCSSRAWHVRMPSNIKGLLGSCLVIPCSFDYHRWPPRRPDHVVWYQHVSHGYPLVYDKDHPGNVIDIFKGKTKRYGFTQSKTCSLKIDPVMLSHHRQKIYPWVDPDNVGRSTYRFFDTTVTIEVVETAEKPEIMFHGDMKVGQYVQVECSVYHTCPSNPPTLMLSSQTQSKEIIHTNTPDGTSRTTLKSKLLIEKDSQTVECSVKHHSGQRASTSKILNAKCSFSSLTITPTPPEYLEGHASKVTCTASYTCPQDVPVLTWNYKSMPASSDTKNSAAAQWSTVSTLTFTPSANDHGGSLTCYAIFSGGRTQVSIPLRIKRNMLSRGWSFTTPGSITGMRGSCIIIPCSFTYSNSQPADLPVIWYLYQNKRYLPVFAQTESSFSRFKGRTSLVGSVRDGNCSLKIERLEMSHNQNRIFPWVDKNPIASYHTADQSFSEMTTELIVSDQALAPHLSINAIPRVGEQNKVSCSVRHTCLSAPPTLTLNGKDGADVPVDTLTSDGIWQRTVEKTWTVQEADVSVNCAVRFHGGQTATNELRLNVECPYKEITMDEPPAETIEGVAKTVICSVTYTCKKNKPTITWNFEDMWSTSYTKPLLSNTYMTVSNLTFIGSLTDDGKPLTCTARFLTGETSKSATLHIKKYDKPVEERDLHENDGTRVLAADVPFRYNALTRSCVVIPCSFQGDELLTRGIWSKKTGGVVFHNGRSHVLDHFKDRTRLLGNLNEGNCSLEIDDIKPFDNGPFCFHAEKENEKYRFNNSCVFIVMKASPEKPVMTPVPAEVDAGSTISVSCSVSHTCPSHPPVFAWSVSNLTSEDTHTLTTQGVWKVTSTITFLVEGGDGVKSLTCTATFWRGKQQASTVKLNVKGSLMYQFRGSLPVSIPVSAVVLIIIILASVFGVFIWRKRKHTDDSLKPPPRPEKRRSLWDRLSRRYPEDRERPPRPEKRRSIWSRFSSRTEDGRVGWHERKPRKSFWDRFSRHQDNTVDLNVGYVNNSTAVNCGTHISKQRFPSPKGNRRPPHSGRPEV; encoded by the exons ATGTCTGGATTTAACCATTTCCTCCTGAGCCTCTGTATCATAG GGTGCATTTTTTGCAGTTCCAGGGCGTGGCATGTCAGGATGCCAAGCAATATTAAAGGATTATTAGGTTCCTGCCTTGTCATCCCTTGCAGTTTTGACTATCATCGGTGGCCACCTCGAAGACCAGATCATGTGGTTTGGTACCAGCATGTGAGCCATGGATATCCTTTGGTTTATGACAAGGACCACCCAGGCAATGTCATTGACATattcaaaggaaaaacaaaacgaTATGGCTTTACACAAAGCAAGACATGCAGTCTAAAGATCGACCCAGTGATGTTGTCTCACCACAGACAGAAGATTTACCCCTGGGTAGATCCAGATAATGTCGGGAGAAGCACCTACCGATTCTTTGATACAACTGTAACAATTGAAGTAGTGG AAACTGCAGAGAAACCAGAAATTATGTTCCATGGAGACATGAAGGTTGGACAGTACGTGCAAGTGGAGTGCTCTGTTTATCACACCTGTCCCAGTAACCCACCAACTCTGATGCTCAGCAgccaaacacaaagcaaagaaaTAATTCACACCAACACACCTGATGGCACATCCAGAACTACTCTGAAATCCAAGCTGCTCATAGAGAAAGACTCCCAAACTGTGGAGTGCTCCGTTAAGCACCATAGTGGTCAACGTGCAAGCACCTCCAAAATCTTAAATgcaaaat GCTCCTTTTCGTCCCTGACTATTACCCCCACACCACCTGAATATCTTGAGGGACATGCAAGCAAAGTAACCTGCACCGCCTCATACACATGCCCTCAAGATGTACCAGTTCTCACATGGAACTATAAGAGTATGCCAGCCTCCTCTGACACCAAGAACAGCGCAGCAGCTCAGTGGAGTACTGTCTCCACACTTACATTCACCCCATCAGCTAACGACCATGGAGGATCTCTGACATGCTACGCAATATTCAGTGGGGGACGGACGCAAGTGAGCATCCCCCTACGAATAAAGA gaAATATGCTCTCTCGTGGTTGGTCCTTCACCACCCCTGGCAGCATCACAGGCATGAGAGGCTCATGTATCATCATTCCTTGCAGTTTCACCTACAGTAACTCCCAGCCTGCTGACCTCCCAGTTATTTGGTACTTGTACCAGAATAAGCGATACCTACCAGTATTTGCCCAAACGGAGAGTTCTTTTAGTAGATTTAAGGGAAGAACCAGCTTGGTTGGGTCTGTGAGGGACGGGAATTGTAGTCTTAAGATCGAGAGGCTGGAGATGTCGCACAACCAGAACAGAATTTTCCCATGGGTAGATAAGAACCCTATTGCCTCCTATCATACCGCAGATCAGTCATTTTCTGAAATGACCACTGAACTTATTGTTTCAG ATCAAGCACTGGCGCCACATTTGAGCATCAATGCTATCCCCAGGGTGGGAGAACAGAACAAAGTGTCCTGCAGTGTGCGCCATACATGTCTCTCTGCTCCCCCCACCCTTACCCTAAATGGTAAAGATGGAGCCGATGTCCCTGTGGACACTCTGACATCTGATGGGATTTGGCAAAGGACAGTCGAGAAAACTTGGACTGTACAAGAGGCAGACGTCAGTGTGAATTGTGCTGTTCGCTTCCATGGTGGTCAGACAGCCACAAATGAGCTTAGACTGAATGTTGAAT GTCCATACAAAGAAATCACAATGGATGAGCCGCCAGCCGAGACAATAGAGGGTGTAGCAAAGACTGTCATTTGTTCTGTTACCTACACAtgcaagaaaaataaaccaacCATTACATGGAACTTTGAAGATATGTGGAGTACGTCATACACCAAACCACTGTTGAGCAATACCTACATGACAGTGTCAAATCTAACCTTTATTGGCTCCCTGACTGATGATGGCAAACCTTTGACCTGCACTGCTAGGTTTTTGACCGGGGAGACCTCAAAGTCTGCAACCCTTCATATAAAAA AGTATGACAAACCAGTTGAAGAAAGAGATCTACATGAAAATGATG GAACCCGTGTTCTGGCTGCTGACGTCCCTTTCAGATACAACGCCCTGACCCGCTCCTGTGTGGTGATTCCCTGCAGCTTTCAGGGGGATGAGCTTCTTACTCGTGGTATCTGGTCCAAAAAAACTGGGGGCGTTGTCTTCCATAATGGCCGGAGTCATGTACTCGACCATTTCAAGGACCGCACCAGGCTATTAGGAAATCTGAATGAGGGAAACTGCTCACTGGAGATTGATGACATCAAGCCTTTTGACAACGGGCCCTTCTGTTTCcatgcagagaaagaaaatgaaaaatacagattcaacaacagctgtgtaTTCATTGTTATGAAAG CTTCCCCAGAAAAGCCAGTGATGACCCCAGTTCCAGCTGAAGTCGACGCTGGTTCAACTATAAGTGTCTCGTGTTCTGTGAGTCACACGTGTCCCTCACATCCTCCAGTATTCGCATGGAGTGTCTCTAACCTCACCAGTGAAGACACGCACACCTTGACAACACAAGGTGTCTGGAAGGTGACATCCACGATCACTTTCCTGGTTGAAGGTGGAGACGGTGTCAAAAGCCTGACATGTACTGCCACCTTCTGGCGTGGCAAGCAACAAGCCAGCACAGTCAAGCTGAATGTGAAGG GATCACTGATGTACCAGTTCAGAGGCTCTCTTCCAGTGTCCATTCCAGTCTCAGCTGTGGTCCTGATTATAATCATCTTAGCCTCAGTGTTTGGAGTGTTCATCTGGAGGAAAAG GAAGCACACTGATGACTCACTGAAACCACCACCTCGACCAGAGAAAAG GCGATCTCTATGGGACAGATTATCTAG GAGATACCCCGAAGACAGGGAGAGGCCTCCGAGACCCGAAAAACG GAGGTCCATTTGGAGCCGATTTTCCAG CAGAACAGAGGATGGGCGTGTTGGGTGGCATGAGAGGAAACCCAG GAAGTCTTTCTGGGACAGATTTTCAAG ACACCAAGACAACACCGTGGACCTCAATGTGGGCTATGT AAACAATAGCACTGCTGTAAACTGTGGCACTCACATCTCCAAACAACGTTTTCCATCCCCAAAGGG TAACCGGAGACCACCTCACTCTGGAAGGCCTGAG GTGTAA
- the LOC108890544 gene encoding myeloid cell surface antigen CD33 → MDKEREMMMLCLLLAAICSPVLSESWKATVVKNLDVLVSSCVVVPCSFSHPKEKLPTSRLRGIWHRSDKRDEIIYYEDKTRVLENFRGRTQMLGDLGQNNCTLEIVEIKNHDNGPFCFRIELARTETDTETKDKFSFVEDCVELNMLPGPPKPKLVHLQTGTEGHPYIVTCSVTHTCPSHPPTLTWSRSTRDGLIEDHREIHSGFWETQSILTFIPEVKDDHSEITCTAEFHKQQTSSATMKVYVKRSENYNHIIIPAVVGVATAVIFGVFCIFMVKKYKSRIAELQNQEGTMWNRLSRLSRRNRV, encoded by the exons atggacaaagagagagagatgatgatgttgtgtCTGCTTTTGGCAG CTATTTGCAGCCCTGTGCTTAGTGAATCATGGAAGGCCACTGTTGTGAAAAATCTTGACGTCTTGGTTTCATCGTGTGTTGTGGTGCCCTGTTCATTCAGCCATCCCAAAGAAAAGCTGCCCACCTCCAGACTCAGAGGGATCTGGCATCGTTCAGACAAAAGAGATGAAATAATCTACTACGAGGATAAGACAAGAGTCTTGGAAAACTTTAGGGGCCGCACACAGATGTTGGGAGATTTGGGTCAGAACAACTGCACCTTAGAAATAGTTGAAATTAAAAATCATGATAATGGCCCTTTCTGTTTCCGGATTGAACTAGCACGAACAGAGACTGACACAGAGACCAAAGACAAGTTCTCCTTTGTTGAGGATTGTGTCGAGCTGAATATGCTCC CTGGACCACCAAAGCCTAAACTGGTTCACCTACAGACAGGCACTGAGGGACATCCGTACATTGTCACCTGTTCAGTCACCCACACCTGTCCTTCTCATCCACCTACACTCACATGGAGTAGGAGCACCAGAGATGGGCTCATTGAGGATCACAGAGAAATTCATTCTGGCTTCTGGGAGACTCAGTCCATCCTGACGTTTATTCCTGAGGTGAAGGATGATCACAGTGAAATCACCTGCACAGCTGAGTTTCATAAACAGCAGACATCCTCTGCAACAATGAAAGTCTATGTCAAAC GATCAGAAAACTATAACCACATCATCATTCCCGCTGTGGTGGGGGTTGCTACTGCCGTGATCTTTGGAGTCTTCTGCATTTTCATGGTGAAAAAATACAA gAGTCGCATTGCAGAGCTCCAAAATCAAGAGGGCAC CATGTGGAACCGGCTTTCCAGACTGTCCCgcag GAACAGAGTTTGA
- the LOC108890494 gene encoding sialic acid-binding Ig-like lectin 14 — translation MNEERNMKIFCLLLAAICSPVLSESWKATIVKNLDALVSSCVVVPCSFSHPKEKLPTSRLRGIWHRSNKRDEIIYYEDKTRVLENFRGRTQMLGDLGQNNCTLEIVEIKNHDNGPFCFRIELARTETDTETKDKFSFVEDCVELNMLPGPPKPKLVHSETATEGHSYIVTCSVIHTCPSHPPTLTWSRSTRDGLIEDHREIHSGFWEKQSILTFIPEVKDDHSEITCTAEFHKQQTSSATMKVYVKRSENYNHIIIPAVVGVATAVIFGVFCIFMVKKYKKRITELQSQDGSMWNRLSRLSRRIHSSGPGPSRSDQRRSIWSRFSRRPRGDRVDFGHTPNNVMSQSCADQKVSKPRFPSPKSQPKSCNYKEDLDDGDDYMNTADLNVYGNI, via the exons ATGAACGaagagagaaacatgaagaTATTCTGTCTGCTTTTGGCAG CTATTTGCAGCCCTGTGCTTAGTGAATCATGGAAGGCCACTATTGTGAAAAATCTTGACGCCTTGGTTTCATCGTGTGTTGTGGTGCCCTGTTCATTCAGCCATCCCAAAGAAAAGCTGCCCACCTCCAGACTCAGAGGGATCTGGCATCGTTCAAACAAAAGAGATGAAATAATCTACTATGAGGATAAGACAAGAGTCTTGGAAAACTTTAGGGGCCGCACACAGATGTTGGGAGATTTGGGTCAGAACAACTGCACCTTAGAAATAGTTGAAATTAAAAATCATGATAATGGCCCTTTCTGTTTCCGGATTGAACTAGCACGAACAGAGACTGACACAGAGACCAAAGACAAGTTCTCCTTTGTTGAGGATTGTGTCGAGTTGAATATGCTCC CTGGACCACCAAAGCCTAAACTGGTTCATTCAGAGACAGCTACTGAGGGACATTCGTACATTGTCACCTGTTCAGTCATCCACACCTGTCCTTCTCATCCACCTACACTCACATGGAGTAGGAGCACCAGAGATGGGCTCATTGAGGATCACAGAGAAATTCATTCTGGCTTCTGGGAGAAACAGTCCATCCTGACGTTCATTCCTGAGGTGAAGGATGATCACAGTGAAATCACCTGCACAGCTGAGTTTCATAAACAGCAGACATCCTCTGCAACAATGAAAGTCTATGTCAAAC GATCAGAAAACTATAACCACATCATCATTCCCGCTGTGGTGGGGGTTGCTACTGCTGTGATCTTTGGAGTCTTCTGCATTTTCATGGTGAAAAAATACAA GAAACGTATTACGGAGCTCCAAAGTCAGGATGGCAG CATGTGGAACCGACTATCCAGGCTGTCTCGCAG GATTCATTCTAGTGGCCCAGGACCATCTCGTTCTGATCAAAG acgGTCTATTTGGAGCAGATTTTCAAG aaGGCCAAGGGGGGACAGGGTGGATTTTGGTCATAC GCCCAataatgtgatgtcacaatCCTGTGCTGACCAGAAGGTCTCCAAGCCTCGTTTCCCATCCCCCAAAAG CCAACCAAAATCCTGCAACTACAAAGAG GACCTTGATGACGGTGATGATTACATGAACACTGCGGACCTCAACGTCTATGGAAATATCTGA